The window AAAGATTAGAAACTGGCAAGGGAGAGGCAGGGACGATTTACTTACGAGCTTTTCATGGGGAAGGCCATGTCTTTATTGAAGTTCAAGATGACGGTGGAGGAATAAATTCAGAGGTGATTCTTCAGAAGGCCCTAAACAAAGGCCTCATTGATGAGAAAGCAGATTTGGACGAACAGGAAATTTTTCGACTCTTATTCCATGCTGGTTTCTCTACTGCGGAGAATGTCTCGGACATCTCGGGCAGAGGAGTGGGGATGGATGTCGTTCGGCAGGAGATTGAATCATTGAGAGGTGCAATTTTCATCAAAAGTGAAGTTGGGATGGGATCTACTTTTCAAATCAAACTTCCCCTAACGTTGGCAATTATTGAGGGGATGCTGGTTCAAGTACAGAATCAGGTCTTTACGATCCCTCTTCTTTCTATACTGGAATCGATTCGTCCTAATGCTGATCAATTCAGGACCATGCAGAAACAAGGTGAAGTGATTGAGGTCCGTGGTGAATACCTACCTGTTTTAAATCTTAGTAAAGCCTTCAATCTTGAAAGCGATAGAAAAACACACGCTGAAAAATTAGTTGTGATTGTAGAGAATAACAAAATGAGGTGCGGTCTCTTAGTAGATCGTATTTTAGATCAACAACAGGTTGTAATTAAGAGTATGGAAGAAAACTTCTTTCAAATCCCAGGCATTGCTGGAGCAACAATTTTAGGAGATGGAAGGGTGTCTCTGATTCTTGATTTGCCAAGTTTACTGAGAAAAAGTTTTAAACAAAATTGAAGGGGTTTTCTCAATGGGGTTAAAAGAGAAATCTAAATATGAAGACTCCTATGAATTTTCAAATCATGAGGGGCAGCAATATGTAAGTTTCAAGATTGCAGAGGAAACTTACATGGTGGATATTAAAAAAGTACGTGAATTCATTACATATGATCGAATTTCAATCATTCCAAATTTACCGGAACATTATAAGGGAGTGATTAATTTGAGAGGCTCCATTATTCCTGTAATGGACCTGAGATTACGATTTGGATATCCCCAATTAGAATACAACGAAAGAACAGTTTTAATGACTATTTTTGTTGAAGAAAAACTCATTGGAATGGTAGTTGACAAAGTATTGGATGTTATAAATTTGCCAGCTGAAAATCTACAACCTCCACCTGAAACAGAAATGATTGTAGAAAGACAATTCTTGGAGGCTCTTTGTGAATGGAAAGGAGAAATGTTGATTTTACTAAATTTGGATTCATTATTTGCCCAAGATAAGGCTATTCAAGCATTAATAGGCAACACTGAAAATAGTAATTGATTGAGGAATTATGACTAAGAACTCCCTCCAAGCTAAACTTTTGGTTCTTGTGTTGGCTGTCACGCTCACTTCGATCATTGTGATTAGTTACATCAGTATCTCAACACTTCAAAACGCTTTGGAATCAAAAGCTTTACAGCAAATGGTCTCAATAAGAGAGGTGCAAAAATCTGCTTTGGAAAATCAGTTCAACAATTACCGGAAGCAGATTCAAACCATGGCGCAATCAAACTATGTAATTGAAGCAATGAAGAGTTTTGATAAGTCATTTAAAAGCTATCCTAGTGAACTGCTTCAGTACGAACCACAGATAACGAATCAACAAAGATCAAAGGAATTGCGATCTTATTATACAGGAGAATTTGCAGAAGAATTTCAGAAAAAAAATGGCATTAGGACAGAAAGAACCAATGAGATATTCAGTCGCTTAAGTCCTGAAGCAATTGCATTTCAGCATGCTTTTATTGCGGATAATCCTAATCCGTTGGGAAGCAAACATCTAATGGATAAAAAAAATTATCTTGACAGAATAGATTATGTTGAATATCACACACATTACCATCCATATTTTCGTAATTTTTTAGAGAAATTTGGGTATTATGATATATTTTTAGTAGAGCCTGAAAATGGTAGGATCGTCTATAGTGTTTTCAAAGAATTAGATTATGCAACTTCCTTAGTAGATGGACCATACTCCCAATCAAATTTTGCAGCTGCTTTCCGAGCTGTTCAGGGAAGTCGAAATTCGGATTTGGTAAAGATGGTTGATTTTGACGAATATTATCCGTCCTATCAAAGTGCAGCTAGCTTCTTGTCCGTTCCAATTATCGATGGTGATGAACCAGTGGGAGTTCTGGTGTTTCAAATTCCAATTGACCAAATCAATACTACTATGACCAATAATGGAAGTTGGAATTCTGTTGGTTTGGGCAGGTCAGGTGAAACGTACATGGTCTCTAATGACTATTCGATGCGGAACGATTCACGTTTACTAATTGAGAACCCAGATAGTTTTTTTGGAAATCTGCAGAAGCAAAACACTCCTGCCGAAAAGATTACTCGAATCAGAAGTCTCCAAAGTAGTATTTTGATTCAGAATGCTAAATCGGAAGCAACAATTCGTGCGATCCAAGGTGAAAAAGGAACTGCTTTGGTTACTAACTATCTCGGTAACCATGTTCTGAGTGCATTTAGTCCGTTGAACATACCTGACGTTAATTGGGCAATCATTTCGGAGATCGAGGAAGCGGAGGTAAATGAATATACTAACGAATTGATCATGTTGATCATTGCTATTGCAATTTTGATCTCAATTGTTGCTATGTTGATCACATTTTTCTATGTGCGTAGTAGCCTAGCAAAACCTTTAAAGCAAATGGTTGCACAGGTCCAGGAACTTGAGATTACAAAGACCCTTGACCTGAGAAGAAGGGATGAAATTGGCCAAATTGCAAACGCCATTGATTTGTTCACCACTCGACTCTTTGAAATTGTTACCAAAATTAAGGATCGTGCTGCAGACATCAGTAGTTCTTCACAAATTTTGGCAGAAGGGAGTCAAGATCTTGCTACCAGAACAGAGGAGCAATCCTCTTCACTTGAAGAAACTGCTTCTGCAATGGAAGAGATGACTTCAAACGTTCAGCAAAATGCTGAAAGTGCAAATCATGCCAATCACATTTCACAAAATATGCGTGAAGTTGTTGAGGAAAGGAAATCCCTACTCCAATCCCTTCTAGGTCAAACAATAAGTTCCAATCAGAGCGACATTGATAAAGTGAGAGAGTCGAACGGTGAATACTTTGTGAAGGCGGAGCAGATGAATGATCAGATGGTTCTTGCAATGAGGGGAATTGGAGAAAGTTCTGAAAAAATCTCCGGGATCACCTCCGTCATTAACGACATTGCTTTTCAAACGAATCTATTGGCTTTAAATGCGTCAGTAGAAGCAGCGCGTGCCGGAGAGCATGGGAAAGGGTTTGCGGTTGTCGCAGCTGAAGTTAGAAATTTGGCTCATCGCTCTGCAGAGGCCTCTGAAGAGATAAGTACCTTGATCAAGAACAGCTTGGAGCAGGTCGCTAAAGGCACTTCCTTGATGGGAGAAGTCAATACTGTTGTTCAAGAAATGATTCAAAAAGCTGATCAGGCTCTGGAAGCCCTGAAGGAAAATTCTCGACAGAATCTTGAAAAACTAAATAATCAAACCACTGATAATTTGAAGGAGATTCAAACAGCGGTTTCCGAAGTGACCGATCTGATTGAAAACATCAAAGCTGCTTCAAATGAACAAGCGGAAGGTATCCGACAAGTCAATATCGCAGTTTCAGAACTTGACAGGATTACTCAGCAAAATGCCCTCTTGGTGGATGAGTCAGCGACTACCAGTCGATTAATGTCTGATCATTCTAATGAATTAATGAAAATCATTGAAGTCTTCAAATTGGAGCAAATCGAATACAGACCAGATGAAATATCAGGTTCTTCTCAAAAATTACTGACAAACACCAAGAATAATCAGTCATCAGGGGGTATGCGTCACAGTAGTTCCATTGATGACGGACTCCCAGATTTTGAGTGAATTGAAAAATCTCAATGATCAATAAAGATGCTGACGACCGCTTTAAATTCGGATCTTGTGGCTCCTCAAACTGCTAGCTCTCATGAGGAGACATTTGATCTGCTAGCCAGGCTGGCAGAGAAGCATCTGGGAATGGATTTCCATAAGCGACGCCATGACCGACTTTTTTTGATGATTGGGAAGCGGGTCAAAGCTACCTTCAAAAAGAGCGTCATTGACTATCTTTCGTTTCTAGAGACAAATCCGAATCATCCTGAATGGGTAGAGATTGAGCAAATTTTAACAATTCAGAAGACGGAATTTTTCAGGGAATCCTCCCAGATGAAATTCTTTGAAGAGATGATTCTACCTGAAATTAAACATAGGAAATCTAAAGAGCGTTATTCAAAAGTACGTGCTTGGAGTTGTGGCTGCTCTACTGGGGAAGAGGCCTATACTCTTTCAATTCTCTTCCATCAGAGATTTCTTCCTTCCACTGAGTGGGATGTTCGAATTCTGGCTTCTGACGTTCATCAGAATGCTTTGGAAATTGGCCAAAATGCTGAGTACACAGAAGAATCATTACAAAATGTCTCCAAAGAAAACAAACTGAATTATTTTGAGAAAATTGGCCAAAATTATTGTGTCATTGAACCTTTGAAAGAGATTATTCAATTTCGTAAAATCAACTTGATTTCTGATAATTATCCCATAAAAACAAAATTTAGCGTTATCTTCTGCCGTAATCTATTGATTTACATGACGCCATTCTGGCAAAATACAATTGTAAATCGTTTGAGAAACTATCTGGAACCAGGTGGTTATCTACTCTTGGGGCACTCTGAATATTTGGCTGACAAAAAAGATTTTCAGCTTACCAAATTTAATGCTTTTCAATCTCCCATCTTCTAAAGAATGAGCCTTTCAGGAAACAAGATCAAAGTACTGATCATTGATGACTCAGCCTTGGTGCGAAGAGTCCTGACAGATATTTTATCATCTGATTCAATGATCGAAGTGGTAGGAACAGCACCGGATGCCCAGATCGCAACAAGACAAATTAGAAAATTGGAACCTGATGTCTTGACGCTAGACATTATGATGCCTGGAATGGACGGGTTGGAATATCTTGAAAGGTTAATGAAATCTCATCCCATGCCGGTAGTCATGGTAAGCGCGTTAACCCAGAAAGGCGCGCCAGACGCTTTGAAGGCTTTAGAGTTGGGAGCAGTTGAAGTTATTGGCAAACCTCAGACAACTGTTCGTGAGGGAATGGAGGAGATCTCCATTTCTATCGTGGATGCGGTCAAGGCTGCTGCTCAGGCAAAATTGAAAAAGGCAGGAGATATCTTTCTAAAATCTCCTGAAAAATATACAGCTGACGCCATCATTCCAAAAAATCCTCCTCGACATCTTGGTGGACATGCTATCGATCCTCTGATTGCGATCGGTGCTTCGACGGGAGGAACGGAAGCCATTCTGG is drawn from SAR324 cluster bacterium and contains these coding sequences:
- a CDS encoding chemotaxis protein CheW, which translates into the protein MGLKEKSKYEDSYEFSNHEGQQYVSFKIAEETYMVDIKKVREFITYDRISIIPNLPEHYKGVINLRGSIIPVMDLRLRFGYPQLEYNERTVLMTIFVEEKLIGMVVDKVLDVINLPAENLQPPPETEMIVERQFLEALCEWKGEMLILLNLDSLFAQDKAIQALIGNTENSN
- a CDS encoding methyl-accepting chemotaxis protein, with translation MTKNSLQAKLLVLVLAVTLTSIIVISYISISTLQNALESKALQQMVSIREVQKSALENQFNNYRKQIQTMAQSNYVIEAMKSFDKSFKSYPSELLQYEPQITNQQRSKELRSYYTGEFAEEFQKKNGIRTERTNEIFSRLSPEAIAFQHAFIADNPNPLGSKHLMDKKNYLDRIDYVEYHTHYHPYFRNFLEKFGYYDIFLVEPENGRIVYSVFKELDYATSLVDGPYSQSNFAAAFRAVQGSRNSDLVKMVDFDEYYPSYQSAASFLSVPIIDGDEPVGVLVFQIPIDQINTTMTNNGSWNSVGLGRSGETYMVSNDYSMRNDSRLLIENPDSFFGNLQKQNTPAEKITRIRSLQSSILIQNAKSEATIRAIQGEKGTALVTNYLGNHVLSAFSPLNIPDVNWAIISEIEEAEVNEYTNELIMLIIAIAILISIVAMLITFFYVRSSLAKPLKQMVAQVQELEITKTLDLRRRDEIGQIANAIDLFTTRLFEIVTKIKDRAADISSSSQILAEGSQDLATRTEEQSSSLEETASAMEEMTSNVQQNAESANHANHISQNMREVVEERKSLLQSLLGQTISSNQSDIDKVRESNGEYFVKAEQMNDQMVLAMRGIGESSEKISGITSVINDIAFQTNLLALNASVEAARAGEHGKGFAVVAAEVRNLAHRSAEASEEISTLIKNSLEQVAKGTSLMGEVNTVVQEMIQKADQALEALKENSRQNLEKLNNQTTDNLKEIQTAVSEVTDLIENIKAASNEQAEGIRQVNIAVSELDRITQQNALLVDESATTSRLMSDHSNELMKIIEVFKLEQIEYRPDEISGSSQKLLTNTKNNQSSGGMRHSSSIDDGLPDFE
- a CDS encoding CheR family methyltransferase, with the protein product MIGKRVKATFKKSVIDYLSFLETNPNHPEWVEIEQILTIQKTEFFRESSQMKFFEEMILPEIKHRKSKERYSKVRAWSCGCSTGEEAYTLSILFHQRFLPSTEWDVRILASDVHQNALEIGQNAEYTEESLQNVSKENKLNYFEKIGQNYCVIEPLKEIIQFRKINLISDNYPIKTKFSVIFCRNLLIYMTPFWQNTIVNRLRNYLEPGGYLLLGHSEYLADKKDFQLTKFNAFQSPIF
- a CDS encoding chemotaxis response regulator protein-glutamate methylesterase, with protein sequence MSLSGNKIKVLIIDDSALVRRVLTDILSSDSMIEVVGTAPDAQIATRQIRKLEPDVLTLDIMMPGMDGLEYLERLMKSHPMPVVMVSALTQKGAPDALKALELGAVEVIGKPQTTVREGMEEISISIVDAVKAAAQAKLKKAGDIFLKSPEKYTADAIIPKNPPRHLGGHAIDPLIAIGASTGGTEAILAVLSKLPASMPGIVVVQHMPGSFTKSFAERLDRNSKLTVVEATNGEAVEAGKVYLAPGEQHMLVESANRGYRIRLNDGPLVCRHRPSVDVLFRSVAQEARLHALGVILTGMGDDGAQGMLEMKEMGAFNVAQDESSSVVYGMPKVALAKGGVDQVLTLKDIPELLVQRTH